A single Spiroplasma floricola 23-6 DNA region contains:
- a CDS encoding class I SAM-dependent methyltransferase has protein sequence MENHYKKISSLIYNATKPPGTSIDKDLEFYKSLLLPIDGKILEAGVGNGRLFIPLLKYKVDIVGIDKSQEMIDICSENLKKENLKATLICQDLENYIEKNTYEYIIMPNASFNLLETRQKALKVLDNFYQSLTDKGTLIIDLILPIEFRAGSKHESTHYVENQDVLVKNWSKEINWIEQYTINQIDYFINNELKETQEFKLTWYGVQEFCDILASKGFKDGVFIINYGSKINLNVKTVTFIFKK, from the coding sequence ATGGAAAATCATTATAAGAAAATAAGTAGTTTAATTTACAATGCAACAAAGCCTCCAGGAACAAGTATTGACAAAGATTTAGAGTTTTACAAGTCTTTATTACTACCAATTGATGGAAAAATACTTGAAGCTGGTGTTGGAAATGGAAGGTTATTTATTCCACTTTTAAAATATAAAGTAGATATTGTAGGAATTGACAAATCTCAAGAAATGATTGATATTTGCAGTGAAAATCTAAAAAAAGAAAACTTAAAAGCAACTTTAATTTGCCAAGATTTGGAGAATTATATTGAAAAAAATACATATGAATATATAATAATGCCTAATGCAAGTTTTAACTTGCTAGAAACAAGACAAAAAGCTTTAAAAGTATTAGATAACTTTTATCAATCTTTAACTGACAAGGGAACTCTTATAATCGATTTAATATTGCCAATTGAATTTAGAGCAGGATCAAAACATGAATCTACTCATTATGTCGAAAATCAAGATGTTTTAGTAAAAAACTGATCAAAAGAAATTAATTGAATAGAGCAATACACAATTAATCAAATTGATTACTTCATCAATAATGAATTAAAAGAAACTCAAGAATTCAAATTAACTTGATATGGAGTACAAGAATTTTGTGATATTTTAGCTTCAAAAGGATTTAAAGATGGAGTTTTTATTATTAATTATGGGAGTAAAATAAATTTAAATGTAAAAACAGTTACATTTATTTTTAAAAAATAA
- a CDS encoding ROK family protein has product MKLAIDIGGTSIRFALIDKNQIIKKEVMDTNPNDRKSNFDYIKKTVESWNETIDYIGICCPGPLDLKTGTILITYNLPDWSEKCILQEIKDLFKIDNVKIDNDGNIAALGQYIVRKNLHSLLYFTISTGIGAGFIYEGKIFQGYNGTALEIANSLPCWESENPQRSGIEFQASGKNICVQLNKLGVEVENAKQAFELYKTKKNETVNKFFAKIENQLISLFSTSINFLNPEMIVIGGSVAIKNQEFITEIMKKVWQVTKDANYKVKFEFAKDLEDATLLGCCEM; this is encoded by the coding sequence ATGAAATTAGCTATTGATATTGGTGGTACTTCAATAAGATTTGCATTAATTGACAAAAATCAAATAATAAAAAAAGAAGTAATGGATACTAATCCAAATGACAGAAAAAGTAACTTTGATTACATTAAAAAAACAGTAGAATCTTGAAATGAAACAATTGACTATATAGGTATTTGTTGTCCTGGACCTTTAGATTTAAAAACAGGAACAATATTAATTACTTACAATCTTCCAGATTGAAGTGAAAAATGCATTTTACAAGAAATTAAAGACTTATTTAAGATTGACAATGTAAAAATAGACAATGATGGAAATATAGCAGCTTTGGGTCAATATATTGTTAGAAAAAACTTGCACTCTTTATTATATTTTACAATTTCAACAGGAATTGGAGCAGGTTTTATTTATGAGGGCAAAATATTTCAAGGATATAATGGAACTGCTCTTGAAATAGCAAATTCACTTCCATGTTGAGAAAGTGAAAATCCACAAAGAAGTGGTATTGAATTTCAAGCAAGTGGAAAAAACATTTGTGTTCAATTGAATAAACTTGGAGTAGAAGTAGAAAATGCCAAACAAGCTTTTGAATTGTATAAAACCAAAAAAAATGAAACTGTAAATAAGTTTTTTGCAAAAATTGAAAATCAACTAATTAGTTTATTTTCAACTTCAATTAACTTCTTAAATCCTGAAATGATTGTAATTGGGGGAAGTGTTGCTATAAAGAATCAAGAATTTATAACAGAAATCATGAAGAAAGTTTGACAAGTAACAAAAGATGCAAATTATAAAGTTAAATTTGAATTTGCCAAAGATTTAGAAGATGCAACATTATTGGGTTGTTGTGAAATGTAG